In a single window of the Coffea eugenioides isolate CCC68of chromosome 3, Ceug_1.0, whole genome shotgun sequence genome:
- the LOC113766847 gene encoding amino acid transporter AVT6C-like, with protein MDPRLEIEELSIKFSQRQGRKVSAAFLDGWMRFFCPLCLIFEQILLVNGLVVHPIGVELGKPAAMVSAVRISLVLCGAIYFTIGIFGYLLFGDSVMDDILVNFDQGSSGSTISSLLNDIVRLSYALHLMLVFPLLNFSLRANIDELLFPKRAVLATDNKRFVILTLVLLGFSYVAAIAIPSIWYFFQFMGSTSAVCLAFIFPGIIALRDIHGISTRRDRIIAAAMVILAVVTSTIAISTNICTLVGNKS; from the exons ATGGATCCTAGACTTGAAATTGAAGAATTATCTATAAAATTTTCTCAACGGCAAGGACGGAAGGTTTCTGCAGCTTTTCTAGATGGATGGATGCGGTTCTTTTGTCCACTCTGTCTAATATTCGAACAAATTTTGTTGGTGAATGGCTTGGTAGTTCATCCTATTGGAGTCGAGCTTGGTAAACCTGCTGCTATGGTCTCGGCCGTCAGAATCTCATTAGTACTCTGTGGTGCTATCTACTTCACCATTGGCATTTTCGGGTACCTCCTTTTTGGGGATTCGGTCATGGATGACATACTGGTGAATTTTGATCAAGGTTCTTCTGGTTCAACAATTAGCTCATTACTCAATGACATAGTTAGACTAAGCTATGCGCTCCATTTGATGCTGGTGTTTCCACTTCTCAACTTCTCTTTGAGGGCCAACATCGATGAACTTCTGTTCCCTAAGAGGGCTGTTTTGGCAACAGATAACAAGAGATTTGTCATTCTTACTCTAGTCTTGTTAGGCTTCTCCTACGTTGCCGCAATAGCCATTCCCAGTATATGGTACTTCTTTCAGTTCATGGGATCAACTTCTGCTGTCTGCCTTGCCTTCATCTTCCCAGGCATAATTGCTTTAAG AGATATCCACGGCATTTCAACAAGAAGGGACAGAATAATAGCAGCAGCAATGGTCATTCTAGCTGTTGTGACGAGCACCATAGCTATTTCTACGAATATATGCACGTTAGTTGGAAACAAGTCATAG